Below is a genomic region from Sorghum bicolor cultivar BTx623 chromosome 9, Sorghum_bicolor_NCBIv3, whole genome shotgun sequence.
ACCCCATGAACCGATGAACGTAGCCGTGTGAAACCACGGAATGTGTGTAGCTCCTGTGTTCGTGTAACACGTGCATTATATTTTAATAATCTCTATAAGACCATTCTTATTCTTAATTTGGAAAGATTTTTATCGAACAATCTGTGAGGCGTGTTTCATTAAGCAGAAGTACAACGTCAAGGTTACATCGGTCCTCGATAATCCAAGGATTACTGAATATAAGGACAGGACCCTGACTTGGGCCGACAGAATTACATTGTCGACTTCATTTACATGAAAAACATCTGCGACCACACGACCACACACATACACGATACACCTAGACTAGCACGCAGATGACACTAGTTCATTTTGACCATGTCAAGGCAACGTACAATCTGAAGCTGCGGATGACACAAACATTATTGACCAGTAAATAGAACCTATAGTTACAGACATCTCAACGAACATCGATCGAATTCAAATGTTTGATCGAGTTGATCACGCTACCTTCTGATCTTGTTTCATGAAACCGCCGTATCTCTTCAACAAAAGCCAGGAGGTTCCGGTCCGAGGACCCACCATCGGCAACAGCGTCCGCCGCTTCGTCTTTCCACGCCAGGGCTCTCATCCGGAACGCCGCTGCCCGTGGCCCGCCCATCACCTCGTCGACGCACGCGCGGAGTGCGCCCGGCGTCGCCGGCGCGGGCAGCCGGACGCCGACCCTGTACTCCTCCACCAGTAGCTTGGCGTTGGTGAACTGGTCGGACCACCACGGGTAAGCAACCATCGGCACGCCGGCGGCGAGCGCCTCGGCGACGGAGTTCCACCCGCAGTGCGTCACGAAGCACCCGACGGCGCCGTGGCCGAGCACGCGCCCCTGCGGGCACCACGCCACGACCCTGCCCCTGTCGCCACACGCCGCGAGCGCGTCCTCCGGGAGGAGGAGCCGCCGGCTGTCGTCGCGCACCACCCACAGGAAAGGCCTGCCGGTGCTGGCCAGGCCCTCCGCCACCGCCAGCATCTCGCCGCGGCCGATGTTCACGAGGCTGCCGAACGCCACGTACACCACGGACCCGGGCGGCTGCGCGTCCAGCCACGCCATgcagccgtcgtcgtcgtcgccgccgtcgccctCATGGTCCGCCAGGAGCGGACCAACGGGCGTCACCGGCGCGTGGGAGCGAAGCGCCTCGAGGACCGGGCGCTCGAGCCCCTCGAAGGTGTTGACCAGCACCCAGGTCACCGTCTTCCTGATCTCCCCGAGCTGCGCTCTGAGCATCTGGCCCCACAGATTCTTCGCGTACTCAGGGCGGACCATGAGCGGCAGCTCGTCCGCGGCCACCGTCGGCAGGCCCGGCACCGCGACCGGCGTGCCGGGGTCGGCCTCGGAGGGGAAACAGGCCTCGGGGAAGTTGTAGAAGTGGTAGTACAGCGACAGCACGGCGCAGGACTGGATCCACAGCATGGCGCACGGAATGCCGGCGGCCGCGGCCACGTCGAGCGCCCACGGGACGAAGGGGTTGTTCACGACGCACGCCACGGGCCGCCCGGCGTCGGCCTGGCGCCGGAGGAGGCCGGACAGCGCCGACGGGCCCACGTCCGCGACGTGGCGTAGCATGTCGCTGGGGTCGTCCGGGCCCGGGGAGCGCGACGACACGTCGTCGTCGCGGAGGTAGTCGAAGCGGAGGCGGCCGCGGCCGGCGCCGACGGCGACGCACGCGCCGTCGTCGCGCAGGGCGCGGAGGCCGGCGTGGCGGAACGTCGTGAAGGTGACGAGGAGGCCCTTGGCGGCGAGGCTGACGCCCAGGCGGAGCAGCGGGTTCACGTGGCCCTGGAGTGGGAACGAAACCAGGAGGACGTGCGGCTGCGACGACATGCCTGTGGACTAGTGTTTGTACAAATTACAAAGGTTGTGATTTTTTTCTAGTAATAATGAAGGGAGAGAGCAGGTTGGGTGCCTCCGTGCCTGCCTGCTTCTAAATACTACACAGGCGAGTCGTGTGGGTCTGGTCCTGTACTCGGTACTCCTGTGAAAATGTCGGCGCGGCGAGACAAGACAGCACACTGCCCCAGCGTTATACAGTCGATGCGTGTTTAAAATGGGGCATGAAAGCAGCCCGGGTTCTTCGTGTATTGCACATTTTGGATGTCAAAACAACTCCTCAAACAAAGATTGACAGATGTGTACTTACAACCAACTCTGAATTTCGGCAACAGGAAAACAACATTTCTATTCAACAAAAGCGAATAGCCATTTTTTTTTCCAGCCTAATGGGATGTATACATGGGTTGGACACGATGGAACAGCTATTTTTGTTTGTCAACTATTGCTCGGTTCTCAGTTTCGTTATTGATCTAGTGTTAAAGTAGCTATTTCGCGTTTACCTTCTTGATAAGTTTTGTCTTTGAATTACTAAAGTGGGCACTTCAATCTTCAAACTTTACTTTACGACTTAGTTTCATCCATGAACTATCAAAGTCATCATTTTATTTCTTAAACTTTCTTTTAGGCTTGTCCCTGTTCCTCATCCTCATGGCACAATATGTTTTCATAAGCACCACTGTCGATGAACACATCTTCAATGATCCCTAAAAGAATATGTCATCGAGTCCTTAAATAGATCTAGTTAGGTTAGTAAGTGCTACCACAAAGAATCTTACTAGCTTAGTCATGCTACATTACTTAGACTTATGAGAAATTAAAATTGCATGCGTAGCAATAGATGACCATGTGCATCTAGGAAATAAATGGCGAAATATCTATCATCCTAGTGATTAGTCAATAAAAGAAATTCAAACTCaacatataaaaaaaataccatgtcatattattaaataaataccaAATTAAGCACCAGTATACATCATAAAAAATAACTTCCTCAACAAGTATGTGTGTTGTGTCATGCTAttcaatcatgtgcatagcataattGTTGATGTTATTATGTTATTCAGCCTATCTACTATGTTAGAAATTACATGGTAGTTTTATATGTTCGTCATGATTTATTCTAAGTTTATTCATAAAATTGTCTGATTATCAAGCGGATGACACAAATAGATGTCTTGATTTGCGTACTCCGGAAGAAAGGGGATCAGCGTGCTTTTGGTACGGTAATGTTGATGATGTCACACAAATTTGGTGGTGTTAAATCAGGAGATTAACTTGAAACACGTTGCTAACTGTGGATGACCAAACGTCTGACCAAGACAGATGCACTCATGCAAACAAATAGCGGATGGCCTTGTAGACTGTGATCGACGTAGTATAGTAATGATGGACTGAAATAAAAGAAACTCCAAgacacctaggccttgtttacttccacccaaaacacaaaattttttaagattctctgtcacatcgaatctttagacgcatgtatgaactattaaatatagacaaaaataaaaactaattacatagtttggtcggaatttacgagacgaatcttttgagactagtttattatggttggacaataattaccacaaacaaacgaaagtgctatatcgcgaaatttttcacttcagaaactaaacacggccctaACATGAATCACAATCACCCCTTCTACGAAAACCAGTCTAAACAAATATAAACGGTGTAAGCAGACCAAGGCTAGATGGCAATGACAATTGACAAAATGGAAGAAGCGTTGCTGTTGACATTTTTATACTGCGCAGAAGGGAAGATCGATTTCATCATGTATGACATCATGAGCTAAACAATCAGACACACCAATATTTTCGAGGgcacaagtagagtagtagtaggTGACCAATTTCGTACTCGGCCGGCTGCTATTTTACATGTTCCTTTcttgggctttgtttagtttccagaaaattttgcaaaatttttcagattctccgtcacatcgaatccttAAACgtatgcattgagtattaaatatagacaaaaataaaaactaattgcacagtttggtcggaattgacgagatgaatcttttaagtctttagtctatgattggacaatatttgttaaatacaaatgaaagtgctataatatcgatttttcaaaaaaaatttgaaactaaacaaagccagttGTGGGGACGGGGAAATCACCGTGTGGTTTTTCCCCTTTTTTCTTTCTGAGACCCGACGCATGAACAGCTCCATATCACGGTCAAAGCACCATTTAGCATTTACTTTATTTTAAAATCCACGTGCAGCACGTACAATGCAGCTAGTACTtatagcttgtttagttcccatttTTTTTcgttgggttactgtagcagttttatttttattcgacaaatattgtctaatcatagagtaactaggcttaaaagattaatCTCGCAATTTACtagcaaactatgcaattagtttttgttttcgtttatatttaatgcatgtgccgtaagatttgatgtgacgagaaatcttgatttttttttaatttttggggtgaactaaacaaggcctagaagtACTCCCACCATCCACAAATAAATGCACATATAATTTCTCGAGAAGTTAACAtttttaaatttgatcaaatatatacaaaagtaaactaatatttatcatatgtaatATGTATTATTAAATTTagcatgaaatatatttttataatatatttatttgcaggtataaatattaatattatttgatatatttttagtcaaatttaaaaaatttaactatttggtaaatgagacgtgtatttatttgtggacggagggagtagtagtgCTACTTCTACACGGTTCTAAATTTTTGACTCCTACGGGTATAGATGGCCATCCGGCCGCGCCGTGCCATCGTGCTGGTCAGGCTGTGCCATCACCGTGCCTTGTGCTGGGGTTATGGCCCAAGGCACGGCGAGCCACCGGGTCAAGGTTGTGCCAGGTCAGTAGcaggcatatatatattttttagaatTAGCAGGCTATATTTCTTACCAGGTAAATTAAGATGGATGGATGAGCTAACAGATCTATATTTTTTAGATTTAACAGGCTATATTTTTTATTAGACCATTAAGTACGGGGCCGTCAGACCGTGCCTGAGCCATGCCACGGGCTACGGTGACAGCGTAGGCACGGCCTAATGCCTCGGGCCGTACCGGCGTGGACACGGTAGCTGTTGGCCTGGGTCAGGCTAAAATGTTGGGCCGTGGGCCGGGCCACGGGCTGCATGGCCTATGGGTATGCAAGGCAATTGCCATGTGGATAAGGGCCAGAGCATATGGATAAGGGTGCAGGGGAGTAGCAAAACACCAAAGAACCTTTTGCAGTTGCAGCACACTGCTCGTGCAGACGTGCCGTCAGTTGTTCAACTGTGCGAGATGCGATGCCTGATCGCCTGTCCGCCTCTGCTGCTTTCCAGGGAGCCACGATGACGACAAACATGGGTGCATGCTCAGGGTTGGACGTGACAATTGGCCATTGCAGGGCCAATGGCTGGATGCTCTAGTGCATTCGGGTAGCCTCAAAATAGAAGTATTCTCGTTTACCGTCAGAagttattttttaaattttaactaattatatataaaaatattaataattataatacataattagtattattaaatagattattaattatcataataaatttatttaggaaTATAAATATGTTACATATTTTCTACTAATTTAGTTAaaattaaaaaagtttgactaatACATATCCAATAACATCGTCTATTGTGAGACAGAGAGAGCTAGTGATCAGGCCGGTCACCCGACATAGTGGACTGCCTCCTGATGGAATGTGTTTGCCAACAAATATTGTCTCGTGTGCATCTGTTGTGCCCATTACGCAGTCTCTAGTATGTTTTCTTGATTTCATGTTTCATCTAGTAGAGGTAGAAGATCAACTTTTGAATAAAGAATATGCTGTTTAACTAATGAACAATaatcttttctttgtttcttttttttagaaaaatggaCTCGATAAAGTCGGAATGACCTTTTCATTatgttagaaaaaaaaaagatggtcATCTTATCTAATGATTTGCTTTTCTGAAGCGACCAGGCGAATCTGCTAATGCTCGGCTAGTTGCTTGACGAGTGACGAGTGAGTAGTGACGAGACTCAAAAGGAGCGATGGGTAGTTTGCTAATGCTCGGCTAGTACGCAGGAATGTCCTATCACTCACTGTTTGTGTTAGCCCAACATCTTTGGGCCAAGTTATTCGCTGCAGAAACAGTACTATGGGCCGTCACTCTAAAAGTAgactgccggccggccggcccagGCAAAACACAGACGGGTCGCTCCCACGTCCCACACCCACGCTCCATGGGCCACGGACGACGCAAATCGGCTGCGCGCGCCGGTGTCACGGAAGTCGTCTCCCGTCGGGCTCGGGGTCCCTGTTCCGCTCCCGGACCGTGGCCTCGGCATGTGTTGCGGGTGCCACGTTCGCCGCGCCGCAGCCGAGTGGCCCGGGTCGCTGGCGATCGAATCGTGGAACGCACGGGCGGCGGGGCGGGGCGTGCGTCGGCCGCGGCGCGAGGAACAAGAAAAAAACACACGGCACCGCCGCGGGTTGACCTCCGCGCATGCGGCCCCTCGCTCTCACGGCGGCGTAACCCGTGTCGCGCGCGACTCGGCCGGCTCGTAGTCGTCGCCAGTCAGCCGTACACAGGCACGCGAACACGAACAGGTGCCCCCCAAGTTCCGTTCCGAAACAGGTGTTCTATAAGCGGCCGAC
It encodes:
- the LOC8074561 gene encoding cinnamate beta-D-glucosyltransferase, whose product is MSSQPHVLLVSFPLQGHVNPLLRLGVSLAAKGLLVTFTTFRHAGLRALRDDGACVAVGAGRGRLRFDYLRDDDVSSRSPGPDDPSDMLRHVADVGPSALSGLLRRQADAGRPVACVVNNPFVPWALDVAAAAGIPCAMLWIQSCAVLSLYYHFYNFPEACFPSEADPGTPVAVPGLPTVAADELPLMVRPEYAKNLWGQMLRAQLGEIRKTVTWVLVNTFEGLERPVLEALRSHAPVTPVGPLLADHEGDGGDDDDGCMAWLDAQPPGSVVYVAFGSLVNIGRGEMLAVAEGLASTGRPFLWVVRDDSRRLLLPEDALAACGDRGRVVAWCPQGRVLGHGAVGCFVTHCGWNSVAEALAAGVPMVAYPWWSDQFTNAKLLVEEYRVGVRLPAPATPGALRACVDEVMGGPRAAAFRMRALAWKDEAADAVADGGSSDRNLLAFVEEIRRFHETRSEGSVINSIKHLNSIDVR